A portion of the Lolium rigidum isolate FL_2022 chromosome 1, APGP_CSIRO_Lrig_0.1, whole genome shotgun sequence genome contains these proteins:
- the LOC124646840 gene encoding MYB-like transcription factor ODO1, whose translation MGRQPCCDKVGLKKGPWTAEEDQKLVAFLLTHGHFCWRIVPKLAGLMRCGKSCRLRWTNYLRPDLKRGLLSDDEERLVIDMHAQLGNRWAKIAAMLPGRTDNEIKNHWNTHIKKKLRTMGIDPATHLPLDKDQAPPTAQQDKEQPMPHCDEHSLPAEDEDDKAVVPLIQPPHAAGSNCSASPASAISPSCSSSSASAGSAASGVDVAEWQQATYLFDIDGFTDVGSVWDGGFVFGVDPFGPFDHYYPGAGFDQDNWF comes from the exons ATGGGTAGGCAGCCGTGCTGCGACAAGGTGGGCCTGAAGAAGGGGCCGTGGACGGCGGAGGAGGACCAGAAGCTCGTCGCCTTCCTCCTCACCCACGGCCACTTCTGCTGGCGCATCGTCCCCAAGCTCGCAG GGCTGATGCGGTGCGGCAAGAGCTGCCGGCTGCGGTGGACCAACTACCTGCGTCCTGACCTCAAGCGCGGCCTCCTGTCCGACGACGAGGAGCGGCTCGTCATCGACATGCACGCGCAGCTCGGCAACCGCTGGGCCAAGATCGCCGCGATGCTCCCCGGCAGGACCGACAACGAGATCAAGAACCACTGGAACACCCACATCAAGAAGAAGCTCCGCACGATGGGCATCGACCCCGCCACCCACCTCCCGCTCGACAAAGACCAGGCCCCTCCTACCGCGCAGCAAGACAAGGAGCAGCCGATGCCCCACTGCGATGAACACTCTCTGCCGGCGGAGGATGAGGACGACAAGGCGGTGGTTCCGCTGATCCAGCCGCCGCACGCTGCGGGGAGCAACTGCTCTGCTTCCCCTGCCTCGGCGATCTCgccgtcctgctcctcctcctcggcctcggcTGGCTCGGCGGCGTCCGGCGTGGACGTGGCGGAGTGGCAGCAGGCCACGTATCTCTTCGACATAGATGGCTTCACCGATGTGGGCTCGGTCTGGGATGGCGGCTTCGTCTTCGGCGTTGATCCGTTCGGACCGTTCGATCACTACTACCCCGGCGCCGGCTTCGATCAGGATAACTGGTTTTGA